One genomic window of Caenorhabditis elegans chromosome I includes the following:
- the eif-4A3 gene encoding RNA helicase (Confirmed by transcript evidence), which produces MNVQCHACIGGTNLGEDIRKLDYGQHVVSGTPGRVFDMIRRRNLRTRAIKLLVLDEADEMLNKGFKEQLYDIYRYLPPGAQVVLLSATLPHEILEMTSKFMTDPIRILVKRDELTLEGIKQFFVAVDREEWKFDTLIDLYDTLTITQAVLFCNTRRKVDWLTDKMKEANFTVSSMHGDMEQKDRDEVMKEFRAGTTRVLISTDVWARGLDVPQVSLVINYDLPNNRELYIHRIGRSGRFGRKGVAINFVKQDDVRILRDIEQYYSTQIDEMPMNIADII; this is translated from the exons ATGAATGTCCAGTGCCACGCCTGTATCGGAGGCACCAATCTCGGCGAGGACATCCGAAAGCTCGACTACGGCCAGCACGTGGTTTCCGGTACTCCGGGACGCGTTTTCGACATGATTCGCCGTCGAAACCTGCGCACCCGCGCCATCAAGCTTCTCGTGCTCGATGAAGCCGACGAGATGCTCAACAAGGGGTTCAAGGAGCAGCTTTACGATATCTATCGCTATCTACCGCCCGGAGCCCAGGTGGTGCTGCTCTCCGCGACGCTTCCTCATGAGATTCTGGAGATGACGAGTAAATTCATGACGGATCCGATTCGGATCCTTGTGAAGCGTGACGAGTTGACACTGGAAGGCATCAAGCAGTTCTTCGTCGCAGTTGATCGGGAGGAGTGGAAGTTCGACACGCTTATCGATCTCTACGACACCTTAACCATCACTCAGGCGGTGTTGTTCTGTAATACACGTAGAAAGGTGGACTGGTTGACTGATAAGATGAAGGAGGCCAACTTTACCGTCTCATCGATGCATGGAGATATGGAGCAGAAGGATCGTGATGAGGTTATGAAGGAGTTTAGAGCTGGAACCACTCGTGTCCTCATTTCTACTGATGTTTGGGCGAGAGGACTTGATGTTCCGCAAGTGTCCTTG gtaaTCAACTACGATTTGCCGAACAACCGTGAGCTCTACATCCATCGTATCGGCCGTTCGGGACGTTTCGGCCGCAAGGGAGTCGCCATCAATTTCGTCAAACAGGACGACGTACGAATTCTCCGCGACATTGAGCAGTACTACTCGACACAAATCGACGAGATGCCAATGAACATTGCTGacattatttaa
- the vps-20 gene encoding Charged multivesicular body protein 6 (Confirmed by transcript evidence): MGGIFSKKEKSPKSAPVSDQDNAILALKTQRDKMKQMIKRKENCLEKERQLAKQLIKDGRKDRALLLLKKKRYQEKIIDQTLNHLSKIEQMVNDLEFAEVQQRVTDGLRQGNEALKKMNQLFDIDEIDRIMEETKEAAEYQEEISNMLSGQLSNTDVSDVEKELEDLLAAEWGTVQLPEAPSHELPEAERERQKEKEKPRREKIALEA; encoded by the exons ATGGgtggaattttctcgaaaaaagagaaatcacCAAAATCGGCGCCGGTTTCCGATCAGGATAATGCGATTTTG GCGCTCAAAACACAACGGGACAAAATGAAGCAAATGATCAAGCGAAAAGAGAATTGTTTGGAGAAGGAACGACAATTGGCAAAGCAGCTTATAAAGGATGGCCGGAAAGA CCGTGCTTTACTGCTTCTGAAGAAGAAACGCTACCAAGAGAAGATTATCGATCAAACCTTGAACCATCTTAGCAAAATCGAGCAAATg gtaAATGACCTAGAATTCGCAGAAGTTCAACAGCGAGTAACCGATGGCCTTCGACAGGGAAATGAAGCGCTGAAAAAGATGAATCAACTATTCGATATCGATGAAATCGACAGGATTATGGAAGAAACCAAAGAGGCGGCGGAATATCAGGAAGAAATCTCGAATATGCTGTCCGGCCAGCTTTCCAACACGGATGTCTCGGACGTTGAGAAGGAATTGGAGGATCTGTTGGCGGCGGAATGGGGCACAGTTCAACTTCCAGAGGCTCCGAGCCATGAGCTGCCTGAAGCAGAGCGGGAACGGCAAAAAG aaaaagagaagCCACGTCGCGAGAAGATTGCTCTGGAAGCCTAA
- the eif-4A3 gene encoding RNA helicase (Confirmed by transcript evidence), translating into MAENKKKNDDMATVEFESSEEVSIIPTFDKMGLREDLLRGIYAYGFEKPSAIQQRAIPAILKARDVIAQAQSGTGKTATFSISVLQSLDTQVRETQALILSPTRELAVQIQKVVLALGDYMNVQCHACIGGTNLGEDIRKLDYGQHVVSGTPGRVFDMIRRRNLRTRAIKLLVLDEADEMLNKGFKEQLYDIYRYLPPGAQVVLLSATLPHEILEMTSKFMTDPIRILVKRDELTLEGIKQFFVAVDREEWKFDTLIDLYDTLTITQAVLFCNTRRKVDWLTDKMKEANFTVSSMHGDMEQKDRDEVMKEFRAGTTRVLISTDVWARGLDVPQVSLVINYDLPNNRELYIHRIGRSGRFGRKGVAINFVKQDDVRILRDIEQYYSTQIDEMPMNIADII; encoded by the exons ATGgcggaaaataaaaagaaaaacgacgATATGGCGACTGTGGAGTTCGAGTCGTCTGAGGAGGTCTCAATTATCCCAACTTTTGACAAAATGGGCTTGAG aGAAGACTTGCTTCGTGGAATCTACGCGTACGGCTTCGAAAAGCCATCTGCCATCCAGCAACGCGCCATCCCCGCAATTCTCAAGGCTCGTGACGTCATCGCTCAAGCTCAATCCGGAACAGGAAAAACGGCGACATTCTCGATCTCCGTACTCCAATCGCTAGACACCCAGGTCCGCGAGACCCAAGCTCTGATTCTCTCGCCGACACGAGAGCTGGcagttcaaattcaaaaagtcgTGCTGGCGCTCGGCGACTATATGAATGTCCAGTGCCACGCCTGTATCGGAGGCACCAATCTCGGCGAGGACATCCGAAAGCTCGACTACGGCCAGCACGTGGTTTCCGGTACTCCGGGACGCGTTTTCGACATGATTCGCCGTCGAAACCTGCGCACCCGCGCCATCAAGCTTCTCGTGCTCGATGAAGCCGACGAGATGCTCAACAAGGGGTTCAAGGAGCAGCTTTACGATATCTATCGCTATCTACCGCCCGGAGCCCAGGTGGTGCTGCTCTCCGCGACGCTTCCTCATGAGATTCTGGAGATGACGAGTAAATTCATGACGGATCCGATTCGGATCCTTGTGAAGCGTGACGAGTTGACACTGGAAGGCATCAAGCAGTTCTTCGTCGCAGTTGATCGGGAGGAGTGGAAGTTCGACACGCTTATCGATCTCTACGACACCTTAACCATCACTCAGGCGGTGTTGTTCTGTAATACACGTAGAAAGGTGGACTGGTTGACTGATAAGATGAAGGAGGCCAACTTTACCGTCTCATCGATGCATGGAGATATGGAGCAGAAGGATCGTGATGAGGTTATGAAGGAGTTTAGAGCTGGAACCACTCGTGTCCTCATTTCTACTGATGTTTGGGCGAGAGGACTTGATGTTCCGCAAGTGTCCTTG gtaaTCAACTACGATTTGCCGAACAACCGTGAGCTCTACATCCATCGTATCGGCCGTTCGGGACGTTTCGGCCGCAAGGGAGTCGCCATCAATTTCGTCAAACAGGACGACGTACGAATTCTCCGCGACATTGAGCAGTACTACTCGACACAAATCGACGAGATGCCAATGAACATTGCTGacattatttaa